From Zhongshania aliphaticivorans, one genomic window encodes:
- a CDS encoding gamma-butyrobetaine hydroxylase-like domain-containing protein codes for MSQAPTDIKFRKQSQQLELTYASGEQFALDAEFLRVHSPSAEVRGHGAGQETLQTGKMHVKITELIPVGNYALQLVFSDGHDSGIFSWAYLRELCETKEAKWEAYLQKLHDAKASRDPDQQVVKFFG; via the coding sequence ATGAGCCAAGCGCCTACCGACATTAAATTTCGCAAGCAGTCCCAGCAGCTGGAACTCACTTACGCCAGCGGTGAGCAGTTTGCTTTGGACGCTGAGTTTTTGCGGGTGCATTCGCCCTCGGCTGAGGTGCGGGGTCATGGCGCGGGACAGGAGACGCTGCAAACCGGCAAAATGCACGTGAAGATTACTGAGCTAATTCCGGTGGGCAATTACGCGTTGCAGCTGGTGTTCAGCGACGGCCACGACAGTGGTATTTTTTCTTGGGCTTATTTGCGGGAGCTGTGCGAAACCAAAGAGGCTAAGTGGGAAGCATATTTACAAAAGCTTCACGATGCCAAGGCCAGCCGTGACCCCGACCAGCAGGTGGTTAAGTTTTTTGGTTAA
- a CDS encoding methyltransferase domain-containing protein, translated as MSDRNFDGIADRFRKNIYGNAKGELRLALCWRELLAQLPALSQRSSLAVWDAGGGLGQMSIRLAELGHQVLLNDISADMLAIAEQDIAVAGVADQVSLALAPIQQVVVNPAKQQAFDLVLCHAVLEWVNDPKEVIAALVAGMRPGGYLSLMFYNLNALIISNMAKGNLYKLRDRDFAGHPGGLTPPAPRQPEEMIAALEAAGLELVAKRGIRLVYDLMPRAVRAERSVADVLALEWQYGDQEPFWALGRYVHLLCRLPG; from the coding sequence ATGAGCGACCGCAACTTCGACGGCATTGCAGATCGTTTCCGCAAAAATATTTATGGCAATGCCAAGGGTGAACTGCGACTAGCGCTGTGTTGGCGTGAACTATTGGCGCAGCTACCGGCGCTGAGTCAGCGCTCAAGCTTGGCGGTGTGGGATGCGGGTGGCGGCTTGGGGCAGATGAGTATCCGGCTGGCCGAGCTTGGCCACCAGGTACTGTTGAACGATATCTCCGCCGATATGCTCGCAATTGCCGAGCAGGATATCGCGGTGGCTGGGGTAGCGGATCAGGTTTCTTTAGCGCTGGCGCCAATTCAGCAGGTGGTCGTGAATCCGGCTAAGCAGCAGGCGTTTGATTTGGTGCTTTGCCATGCCGTATTGGAGTGGGTGAACGACCCAAAAGAGGTGATTGCTGCGCTGGTTGCGGGAATGCGTCCCGGTGGCTACCTGTCGCTGATGTTCTACAACCTCAATGCCTTGATTATTAGTAATATGGCGAAGGGCAATTTGTATAAGTTGCGCGACCGGGATTTTGCCGGTCACCCCGGAGGGCTTACACCACCAGCGCCTCGGCAACCCGAAGAAATGATTGCTGCGCTTGAAGCCGCTGGGCTGGAGCTGGTCGCCAAGCGCGGAATTCGCCTTGTTTACGATTTAATGCCCCGAGCGGTGCGGGCCGAACGCAGTGTGGCTGATGTCTTGGCGCTAGAGTGGCAATACGGCGACCAAGAGCCTTTTTGGGCGCTGGGTCGCTATGTGCATTTGCTGTGTCGATTGCCTGGGTAA
- a CDS encoding DUF962 domain-containing protein: MRTLNQWLDEYDASHQNPRNKSIHIWCVPAIAVCTVALLWLVNIPYTTVNLGQILLIAAMFFYGYLSVRLALGMLPFVILLAASIMLYQAYVPLALWIPAGAIWIIAWVMQFIGHKAEAQQPSFFTNILFLLIGPLWILGSVYQKLGIQFRNA, from the coding sequence GTGCGCACCCTGAATCAGTGGCTAGACGAATACGACGCCTCTCACCAAAACCCCCGTAACAAAAGCATCCATATTTGGTGTGTACCGGCCATCGCAGTGTGTACCGTAGCCCTACTGTGGCTGGTCAACATTCCTTACACCACGGTCAATCTTGGCCAAATATTGCTCATTGCCGCGATGTTTTTCTACGGCTATCTATCTGTCCGTTTAGCCCTGGGCATGCTGCCCTTTGTCATACTACTCGCCGCTAGCATTATGCTTTACCAGGCCTATGTACCTTTAGCGCTGTGGATTCCCGCTGGGGCAATTTGGATTATTGCCTGGGTAATGCAGTTTATTGGCCACAAAGCCGAAGCCCAACAGCCCTCGTTTTTTACCAATATTTTATTTTTACTGATTGGCCCACTGTGGATACTCGGTTCGGTTTACCAAAAGCTCGGAATTCAATTTCGCAACGCTTAA
- a CDS encoding PhoH family protein, whose product MEKIFVLDTNVLLHDPMALSAFQEHRVVIPMTVLEELDHIKDRRDKDVSREARIAINAIDKILFNASPKAIQEGVPIPSARNNDLNGSLAIFPDQLINHDTGAPYLDGSEHQANDNRIINVALYLQLKAPEAYVCLVTKDINMRLKAKGSGLENVEDYRKDRVLEDIQYMAKGYEHLAGTLWESVDKVDTLREGSQTIHVLNRELLPKAHINQFVYDDNDFVGMVRSLDEHKLELLDLSRDQLMHQRMWGLSPRNFEQAMAFFLIAQSHIDMTVMTGPAGSGKTLIALAYGLHAILEEKRYDKMIVARSTPPMAEDIGFLPGTEEEKMAPWLAAFEDNLEVLHGSDESPYSSIEYVKDKANIQFKSLNFMRGRSFNNAYIVIDEAQSLTQFQLKSIITRVGVNSKIVVLGNLAQIDNKYISPLTSGLTYLVEKCKNFEHAGIMHVNGIERSRLAAFAEENL is encoded by the coding sequence ATGGAAAAAATCTTTGTTCTTGATACCAATGTTCTATTGCATGACCCGATGGCGCTAAGCGCCTTTCAAGAGCATCGGGTCGTTATCCCGATGACAGTGCTGGAGGAACTCGATCACATCAAGGACAGGCGCGACAAGGATGTGAGTCGCGAAGCGCGAATTGCCATTAACGCTATAGATAAAATTTTATTCAACGCCAGCCCCAAGGCAATACAAGAAGGGGTGCCCATTCCCTCTGCCCGTAATAACGACTTGAATGGCAGCCTGGCTATATTTCCAGATCAATTGATTAACCACGACACTGGTGCGCCCTATCTCGATGGCAGTGAACATCAGGCCAACGATAACCGGATTATAAATGTTGCCCTGTATTTGCAGTTAAAAGCTCCTGAAGCCTATGTTTGCTTGGTCACCAAAGACATCAATATGCGCCTCAAGGCCAAAGGCTCCGGCTTGGAGAACGTCGAGGACTACCGTAAAGATCGAGTGTTAGAAGACATTCAGTATATGGCCAAGGGCTATGAGCATTTGGCGGGAACATTGTGGGAGTCAGTCGATAAGGTCGACACTCTGCGGGAGGGCAGTCAAACCATCCATGTGCTCAACCGGGAGCTGTTGCCGAAGGCGCATATTAATCAGTTTGTTTACGACGACAATGATTTTGTCGGCATGGTGCGCTCACTTGATGAGCATAAGCTAGAGCTGCTCGATCTCAGTCGTGATCAGTTGATGCACCAGCGCATGTGGGGCTTGAGTCCGCGCAATTTTGAACAGGCCATGGCGTTTTTTCTCATCGCGCAAAGTCATATTGATATGACGGTGATGACGGGCCCTGCTGGTTCCGGTAAAACGCTAATCGCGCTCGCGTATGGTTTGCACGCCATTTTAGAAGAAAAACGCTATGACAAAATGATTGTGGCGCGCTCTACGCCGCCGATGGCTGAAGACATAGGTTTCTTGCCTGGTACTGAAGAAGAGAAAATGGCGCCTTGGCTGGCGGCCTTTGAGGATAATTTGGAGGTTTTACACGGCAGCGATGAATCGCCTTACAGTAGCATTGAGTACGTAAAAGACAAGGCGAATATTCAATTTAAGTCACTGAATTTTATGCGAGGCCGCTCCTTTAATAATGCCTATATTGTCATTGATGAGGCTCAGAGCCTCACGCAGTTTCAATTAAAATCCATTATTACCCGGGTGGGGGTGAACTCAAAAATCGTGGTCTTGGGCAATTTAGCGCAGATCGACAACAAATATATTTCGCCGTTGACCTCGGGGCTTACGTATCTTGTTGAAAAATGTAAGAATTTCGAACATGCGGGAATAATGCACGTCAACGGCATTGAGCGCTCGCGACTGGCGGCATTCGCTGAAGAAAATCTCTAA
- a CDS encoding VacB/RNase II family 3'-5' exoribonuclease has translation MLDKNALQQLRQLKTHIVETKDQGEGEVRGSQRRFGFVRLDDNRDVFLAPDDMQRVFPGDRVKITVHTDDKGKFKAELEKLIDSPLDCFTGRYVVRGQGHFVEPDLPRFNKLLFIPPSQRKKCAEGDLLYCQVAQHPFKDGKSQVKVLENIGSPDQPGIEGKYTQRKFKLPRDWPASCGITEDKYLDGREDLRDLPFVTIDSAETRDLDDALWAQSNAQGWLLKVAVADPGAVIAPGSPTDIAAKQRASSVYLPGFTQPMIPNSISQGACSLLADEDRAAIVCTLQVGIDGDISDIQFSEALIRSHAKLSYTDVHAHIHGKMDLGYPALNELYAASQALNRYRREHHIVMPEQADFHFQLNEHRKIEAIIKVERNDAHRLVEECMLAANRSVAEWLGDAPALFVSHAGLREDRLDNVRKVIAKELPELIDCDISSLEGYKALIKACDASESSLPLRSIFARMLQPGSISAEPKPHFGLGLERYSTFTSPLRKYSDLIVQRCIRAKLRGESIQRPDEETATSLQEALRNGRQASNQMEQWLQYQYLATNTSDTVYPARIAHVNGGGFTVELVDYGISGFVEARTITEKLSFDADTLRLHSAHSNYQLEQIVNVKVSELDDFQRKLMFILA, from the coding sequence ATGCTCGACAAAAATGCCCTGCAGCAACTCCGCCAACTCAAAACTCATATTGTTGAAACCAAAGACCAAGGTGAGGGCGAAGTTCGCGGCAGTCAACGCCGCTTCGGTTTTGTTCGCCTCGACGACAACCGCGATGTATTTCTGGCGCCAGACGATATGCAGCGGGTATTTCCCGGTGATCGCGTAAAGATTACGGTGCACACCGACGACAAGGGCAAATTTAAAGCCGAGCTGGAAAAACTGATCGACAGCCCACTGGACTGTTTCACCGGTCGTTATGTGGTGCGGGGCCAGGGCCATTTTGTAGAACCCGACTTGCCGCGCTTTAACAAATTGCTGTTTATTCCGCCTTCACAGCGGAAAAAATGCGCCGAAGGCGATCTCCTGTACTGCCAAGTGGCACAGCACCCCTTTAAAGACGGCAAATCCCAAGTAAAGGTACTTGAAAATATCGGCAGTCCCGATCAACCCGGTATCGAAGGCAAATACACTCAGCGCAAATTCAAACTGCCTAGAGACTGGCCCGCGAGCTGCGGTATAACCGAAGATAAGTACTTAGACGGCCGCGAAGATCTGCGGGATTTACCGTTTGTCACCATCGACTCGGCAGAAACCCGTGACCTAGACGACGCGCTATGGGCTCAAAGCAATGCGCAAGGCTGGTTGCTAAAAGTTGCCGTTGCCGATCCTGGCGCGGTAATAGCGCCGGGCAGCCCGACTGATATCGCCGCCAAACAACGCGCCAGCAGCGTTTACCTGCCAGGCTTTACCCAGCCGATGATACCCAATAGCATTTCGCAGGGCGCCTGCTCACTGCTCGCTGACGAAGATCGCGCCGCGATTGTCTGCACCCTGCAGGTTGGTATTGATGGCGATATTAGTGACATTCAATTTAGCGAGGCGCTGATCCGTTCCCACGCCAAGCTAAGTTACACCGATGTACACGCCCATATTCACGGCAAAATGGATTTAGGCTACCCAGCACTAAACGAGCTTTACGCCGCCAGCCAAGCCTTAAACCGCTATCGCCGCGAACATCACATTGTGATGCCAGAACAAGCAGACTTCCATTTTCAGCTCAACGAGCACCGTAAAATCGAAGCCATTATTAAAGTTGAGCGCAACGACGCCCACCGATTGGTGGAGGAGTGCATGCTTGCCGCTAACCGCAGTGTGGCGGAATGGTTAGGCGACGCCCCAGCACTGTTCGTAAGCCACGCGGGTTTGCGTGAAGACCGTCTCGACAATGTACGCAAAGTGATCGCCAAAGAATTACCTGAGCTGATTGATTGCGACATAAGCAGCCTAGAGGGTTATAAAGCCCTCATTAAAGCCTGTGACGCGAGCGAATCCAGCCTCCCACTGCGCAGTATATTTGCCCGCATGCTTCAGCCCGGCAGCATTAGTGCTGAGCCAAAGCCCCATTTCGGCCTTGGCCTAGAACGCTACAGCACGTTTACCTCGCCACTGCGCAAATACAGCGACCTTATAGTACAGCGCTGTATTCGCGCCAAGCTTCGCGGCGAAAGCATTCAGCGCCCAGATGAAGAAACCGCAACGAGCTTACAAGAAGCCCTGCGCAACGGCCGTCAAGCCAGCAATCAGATGGAGCAGTGGCTGCAATACCAGTACCTTGCCACGAACACTAGCGACACGGTTTACCCGGCCCGCATTGCCCACGTCAATGGCGGTGGTTTCACCGTAGAATTGGTAGATTACGGTATTAGCGGCTTTGTTGAGGCCCGCACCATTACCGAAAAATTAAGCTTCGACGCCGACACCCTGCGCCTGCACAGTGCCCACAGCAATTATCAGCTAGAGCAGATCGTGAATGTAAAGGTATCTGAGCTCGATGATTTTCAGCGTAAGTTGATGTTTATCCTGGCCTGA
- a CDS encoding YdcH family protein: MDHIKSISARILLLQIRHRALDEEITQLAANPYQNQLLLQRLKKEKLRIKDDIELLKDDLIPDLDA; the protein is encoded by the coding sequence ATGGACCATATTAAATCTATTAGCGCTCGTATTTTGCTTTTGCAGATTCGTCATCGGGCATTGGACGAAGAAATAACGCAGTTGGCCGCGAACCCCTATCAGAATCAGTTACTACTGCAGCGACTTAAAAAGGAAAAATTACGTATTAAGGATGATATCGAGTTACTCAAGGACGATCTGATTCCCGATTTAGATGCATAA
- a CDS encoding PPOX class F420-dependent oxidoreductase, translating into MKPLHKANYILLSTKKRDGSFVATPVWCAGDEHAIYAFSAGDAGKVKRLRNFSECKIAACTVLGKRLGEDHSASAYLLNAEESVIAHRSLVEKYGLQMRLLDLGATLAGRKKTRAFMRIELA; encoded by the coding sequence ATGAAGCCCCTACACAAAGCGAACTATATTTTATTAAGTACCAAAAAACGCGACGGCAGTTTTGTCGCCACGCCGGTGTGGTGCGCGGGTGATGAACATGCCATTTACGCTTTTTCAGCTGGCGATGCCGGTAAAGTAAAGCGTCTACGTAACTTCAGCGAGTGCAAAATTGCTGCCTGCACCGTTTTAGGTAAACGTCTTGGTGAAGATCACAGTGCCTCAGCCTATTTGCTTAACGCAGAAGAAAGCGTGATCGCCCACCGCAGTCTTGTGGAAAAATATGGATTGCAAATGCGCTTATTGGACCTAGGCGCCACCTTGGCAGGTCGCAAAAAGACCCGAGCATTCATGCGTATTGAGCTCGCTTAG
- a CDS encoding glycerophosphodiester phosphodiesterase family protein, whose product MQATNFIAHRGWRQHYPENTLIAFQEALAVGALNIELDVQLSADGVPFVFHDPNLDRMCGCEGLIWDFSAEALLSLNAAEAERLGDKFHNNPMCLLADIVDLLRTYPNANAYVEIKAESLNHFGTAKVVDAVIKVLRPVADRCLLISFELDALIYAQQAGWQRFAAVFDYWPDWQLATLAALKPEVIFCDKHCVPPEADLRCLPWPLLVYEVGTLQEAKDWFARGTVAVETFLVGEMLRDFNLANSAPVNYA is encoded by the coding sequence ATGCAGGCCACTAATTTTATTGCCCATCGCGGCTGGCGCCAACACTACCCCGAGAACACGCTAATTGCCTTCCAAGAGGCGCTTGCCGTTGGTGCGCTCAATATTGAGCTAGACGTTCAGCTCAGCGCCGACGGTGTACCCTTTGTATTCCACGACCCTAACTTAGACCGGATGTGTGGCTGCGAAGGCTTGATTTGGGATTTTAGCGCCGAGGCCTTACTCAGTTTAAATGCCGCAGAAGCAGAACGCCTTGGCGACAAATTTCACAATAACCCAATGTGCTTGCTAGCGGACATCGTCGACTTATTACGCACCTACCCCAACGCAAATGCCTACGTTGAAATAAAGGCCGAAAGTCTCAATCATTTTGGTACCGCTAAGGTAGTCGATGCCGTCATTAAGGTACTCAGGCCAGTGGCCGACCGCTGCCTACTCATTAGCTTTGAGCTTGATGCCTTAATTTATGCCCAACAAGCGGGTTGGCAGCGCTTTGCGGCCGTCTTTGATTATTGGCCAGACTGGCAGCTGGCCACCCTCGCCGCACTCAAGCCCGAAGTTATTTTTTGCGATAAGCACTGTGTACCACCCGAGGCAGATTTGCGCTGCCTGCCCTGGCCTTTATTGGTTTACGAGGTGGGCACGTTGCAAGAGGCCAAAGACTGGTTTGCTCGCGGCACTGTGGCAGTAGAGACATTTTTAGTGGGCGAGATGCTCCGAGACTTTAATTTAGCAAACAGCGCCCCGGTGAATTACGCCTAG